The Pradoshia eiseniae genome includes a window with the following:
- a CDS encoding DUF7695 domain-containing protein: protein MNSIIKNAAKCKTCGEVIESTYRHDFKTCSCGKVSVDGGKDYIRRGFPKQPPEDWFEELSIFEDKQE from the coding sequence ATGAACTCTATCATCAAGAATGCTGCTAAATGTAAAACGTGCGGAGAAGTAATTGAGTCCACGTACCGACATGATTTTAAAACCTGTTCCTGCGGAAAAGTTTCAGTGGATGGCGGGAAAGATTACATTAGACGAGGTTTCCCTAAGCAACCTCCCGAGGATTGGTTTGAAGAGCTTTCTATATTTGAAGACAAACAAGAATAA